A stretch of bacterium DNA encodes these proteins:
- a CDS encoding 50S ribosomal protein L2 — protein sequence MAIKRYRPTSPGRRFVTASTYEEVTKTTPEKSLLVSKKRTGGRNNVGRVTCRHIGGGNKRRYRIIDFKRDKHGIPAKVDSIQYDPNRNSRIALLNYADGEKRYILAPKDLGVGDTVMSGAKAEIRPGNALPLASIPLGTLVHNIELKLGKGGQMARSAGTYAQLMAKEGDYAVLRLPSGEMRQVRMECFATIGQVGNEEFENISIGKAGRNRWLGIRPTVRGVAMNPIDHPHGGGEGRTSGGRHPVTPWGVPTKGKKTRNNKVTDRYIVRRRK from the coding sequence ATGGCCATCAAACGATACCGACCCACCTCGCCAGGACGCCGCTTTGTAACGGCTTCCACCTATGAGGAGGTGACGAAGACGACGCCGGAGAAGAGCCTTCTTGTCTCCAAGAAGAGGACCGGCGGCCGCAACAACGTGGGCCGCGTCACCTGTCGTCACATCGGCGGCGGAAACAAGCGCCGTTACAGAATCATCGATTTCAAGCGCGACAAGCACGGAATACCGGCGAAGGTCGACTCGATACAGTACGATCCGAACCGCAACTCCCGCATCGCCCTTTTGAACTACGCCGACGGCGAAAAGCGCTACATTCTGGCCCCCAAGGACCTGGGTGTGGGCGACACGGTAATGAGCGGGGCCAAGGCTGAAATTCGCCCCGGCAACGCTCTGCCCCTCGCCAGCATCCCGCTCGGTACGCTGGTCCACAACATAGAGCTGAAGCTCGGCAAGGGCGGACAGATGGCCCGCTCGGCCGGTACCTACGCCCAGCTCATGGCCAAAGAGGGCGATTACGCGGTGCTCCGCCTCCCCTCCGGCGAGATGCGCCAGGTCCGTATGGAATGCTTCGCCACCATCGGGCAGGTCGGCAACGAAGAGTTTGAGAACATAAGCATCGGCAAGGCCGGCAGGAACCGTTGGCTCGGCATCAGGCCCACAGTGCGCGGCGTAGCGATGAACCCCATCGACCATCCGCACGGCGGCGGCGAAGGCCGCACCAGCGGCGGCAGACACCCGGTCACACCCTGGGGCGTGCCCACCAAGGGCAAAAAGACCCGCAACAACAAGGTTACCGACCGCTACATCGTGCGCAGGCGTAAATAG
- a CDS encoding 50S ribosomal protein L29 translates to MKAKELRGASPNDLRAKIDELRQEYMNLRFQLETKQLENTAAISRVRRDLARVLTVLTEKERQAQGAES, encoded by the coding sequence ATGAAGGCTAAAGAGCTGCGGGGGGCTTCCCCGAACGACCTCCGTGCGAAAATCGACGAGCTGCGGCAGGAATACATGAATCTCCGCTTTCAGCTCGAGACAAAGCAGTTGGAAAACACCGCCGCGATAAGCCGTGTGCGCCGCGACCTCGCTCGCGTGCTGACGGTTCTCACGGAAAAAGAGCGCCAAGCGCAGGGCGCGGAGAGTTAA
- a CDS encoding 50S ribosomal protein L22 has protein sequence MEAAAKLKALRISPRKARLVADMVRGKPVGSALDTLKFVNRSASLPIKKLIESAVANAENNHGLDIDALMVKEIRVDEGPTLKRFRPRAQGRAFQIRKKTSHVSVVLAEK, from the coding sequence ATGGAAGCAGCAGCTAAATTAAAAGCACTGAGGATATCACCGCGCAAGGCCAGGCTCGTAGCGGACATGGTTCGCGGCAAGCCGGTCGGCAGCGCGCTCGACACCCTCAAGTTCGTAAACAGGTCGGCGAGCCTGCCGATAAAGAAGCTCATCGAGTCCGCCGTGGCCAACGCGGAAAACAATCACGGTCTCGACATAGACGCTCTTATGGTCAAGGAAATACGGGTTGACGAAGGCCCGACACTTAAGCGGTTCCGTCCGCGTGCCCAAGGCCGCGCATTTCAGATCCGCAAAAAAACGAGCCACGTCAGCGTGGTGCTTGCCGAGAAGTAG
- a CDS encoding 30S ribosomal protein S19, giving the protein MARSIKKGPFVDDHLAKKVTKAKEIGDRKVIQTWSRRSTITPEFVGLTLAVYNGKTFVPVSVTENMVGHKLGEFSPTRTFYSHVKGEGKGKKK; this is encoded by the coding sequence ATGGCCCGTTCCATAAAAAAAGGCCCCTTCGTCGACGACCATCTGGCGAAGAAGGTCACCAAAGCCAAGGAAATCGGTGATCGCAAGGTCATCCAGACCTGGTCCCGGCGTTCGACCATCACCCCCGAATTCGTGGGACTGACTTTAGCCGTCTACAACGGCAAGACCTTCGTGCCCGTGTCAGTCACCGAAAACATGGTCGGCCACAAGCTCGGCGAATTTTCGCCCACCAGGACCTTCTACTCGCACGTCAAGGGCGAGGGCAAAGGCAAGAAGAAGTAA
- a CDS encoding 30S ribosomal protein S3, whose translation MGQKVHPYGFRVGIIKPWLSRWYVGRDYAKTLHEDLAIRDYLTKTLDQAAVSTIEIERVANKVRVEIHTARPGIVIGKKGAEIDKLRALLSAKIGKEVFVNVREIKRPELDAKLVAENIASQLKRRVSFRRAMKRAVSTTMKLGAEGIRVNLAGRLGGAEIARVEWYREGRVPLHTIRADIDHGFAESHTTYGVVGVKVTIFKGEVLTDADNPSNRG comes from the coding sequence GTGGGTCAAAAAGTTCATCCCTACGGGTTTCGCGTAGGGATTATAAAGCCCTGGCTCTCACGCTGGTATGTTGGGCGCGATTATGCCAAAACTCTCCACGAAGATCTTGCCATCCGGGATTACCTGACCAAGACTCTGGATCAGGCCGCCGTCTCCACCATCGAGATCGAGCGCGTCGCGAACAAGGTTCGCGTCGAGATCCACACCGCCCGCCCCGGCATCGTCATCGGCAAGAAAGGTGCGGAGATAGACAAGCTTCGCGCGCTCCTTTCGGCGAAAATCGGCAAGGAAGTCTTCGTCAACGTCCGCGAGATCAAGCGTCCCGAGCTCGACGCCAAGCTGGTAGCGGAGAACATCGCCTCCCAGCTCAAGCGCCGCGTAAGCTTCAGAAGGGCGATGAAACGCGCGGTATCCACCACCATGAAGCTCGGCGCCGAAGGCATAAGGGTCAACCTCGCCGGACGCCTGGGTGGAGCTGAAATAGCCAGAGTCGAATGGTATCGCGAAGGGCGCGTGCCGCTTCACACCATTCGCGCAGATATCGACCACGGCTTCGCTGAGAGCCACACCACCTACGGCGTGGTTGGCGTGAAGGTGACGATCTTCAAGGGCGAAGTCCTGACAGACGCTGATAACCCCAGCAACAGGGGGTAG
- a CDS encoding 50S ribosomal protein L16 has product MLSPKAMKFRKVQKGRRRGLAYRGSTITFGDYALQAMEDCWLTNRQIEAARIAISHHVKRGGRLWIRIFPDKPVTKKPLETRMGKGKGAPELWVAVVKPGRILYEIRGVTEEMAHEALRRAGHKLPMQTRIISREDIYEG; this is encoded by the coding sequence ATGCTCAGTCCAAAGGCAATGAAATTCCGGAAGGTGCAGAAGGGCCGCCGCCGCGGGCTCGCCTACCGGGGAAGCACGATAACTTTCGGCGATTACGCGCTGCAGGCGATGGAAGACTGCTGGCTCACCAACCGGCAGATCGAAGCGGCCCGTATCGCGATATCGCACCACGTCAAGCGCGGCGGGCGTCTGTGGATACGCATCTTCCCCGACAAGCCCGTAACGAAAAAGCCGCTTGAAACTCGTATGGGTAAGGGAAAAGGCGCTCCGGAGCTGTGGGTCGCGGTGGTAAAGCCGGGACGCATCCTCTACGAGATTCGCGGCGTAACAGAGGAGATGGCCCACGAGGCATTGCGCCGCGCCGGCCACAAGCTCCCGATGCAGACGCGCATCATCTCCCGCGAGGACATCTATGAAGGCTAA
- a CDS encoding 30S ribosomal protein S17 encodes MPEKTRGNRKKRIGVVVSDKMEKTITVRVSGLEKDQRFKKYIMRSKKFKAHDENNECRIGDKVLIEETRPLSKDKCWKVKEILERAV; translated from the coding sequence ATGCCCGAAAAGACCAGAGGCAACCGCAAAAAGCGAATCGGCGTGGTGGTCAGCGACAAGATGGAAAAGACCATTACAGTCCGGGTTTCCGGCCTTGAGAAAGACCAGCGCTTCAAGAAATACATAATGCGCTCGAAAAAATTCAAGGCGCATGACGAGAACAACGAGTGCCGTATCGGCGATAAGGTGCTCATCGAGGAGACCCGCCCTCTCAGCAAGGACAAATGCTGGAAGGTGAAGGAAATCCTTGAGCGCGCCGTATAA
- a CDS encoding 50S ribosomal protein L23, with translation MQTSPYDVLVRPVISEKSTMVKEQDNKIVFEVAVGATKAQVKAAVEKIFKVKVTGVHTAVVRGKNARMGKYLGRKRNWKKAYVTLNEGDTIEFFEGV, from the coding sequence CTGGTCCGCCCCGTGATCAGCGAGAAATCGACGATGGTCAAGGAGCAGGACAACAAGATAGTTTTCGAGGTCGCCGTGGGCGCCACCAAGGCGCAGGTCAAGGCCGCCGTAGAAAAGATCTTCAAGGTCAAGGTGACCGGCGTACACACCGCCGTCGTTCGCGGCAAGAACGCCCGCATGGGCAAGTACCTCGGCCGGAAGCGCAACTGGAAAAAGGCCTACGTCACCTTGAACGAAGGCGATACCATCGAGTTTTTTGAAGGGGTGTAG